Genomic DNA from Dysidea avara chromosome 10, odDysAvar1.4, whole genome shotgun sequence:
CTAACTTAGACTAAAAAACCTTTCCTCGTATAATTAGAATCACTGTTATGGTGCTGTGAGGATCACGTGTGCAAACTTGTAGCAGCTCGTTAATTAAAGATAAACAGATTTCCAGAGAGACGACAGAGACTGTGGGTTGAAGCGACGCTGCCGTGTGAATTTGGTAGTTTAATGATATAGTGATTAAGTAGTTAGAGGTAACTTGCTTTAGTGTACTAACTAATCGTTCTGCTAGCTTTTCGGGGGAGAGGCGGGTTTTCTATTTCACCAGCTTATTTCTTTCACAGATTCTTTTTCAAGTCCTGAAGCCAGCAGGCATCACAAGCGGTTTAATGGCGGCTCACCCATTTGCGGAGAGCTGGTGCCACACGCACCTCAACGTAATCAAGTTCTCTCACATCTGGACGATCGATAACTTCAGTTACTGTCGTGAAGACATGGGAGATGCGATAAAAAGTTGTACTTTCACTAGTGAGCAAGACCCTAGCCTTATGTGGTGAGTTAGTGTATGCCATTTGAGGTTGTTTTGTTTACATTGTTAAGCCAAGTGTGTGCTATGTCCCTGATGTGTCCTACAAGGAAGTATTAAATACTGTTGTGGGTTGGCAGCCCTCTTTGACATACAAGTACAGCTGTGATCTACCATATTGAAAGTAATTTCTTCCTGTGATcaattttaaaatgttatgtCATAGCACATATAGAatattttaattgtgggattaagGGATTAAATTTCTTATTTCTTACTAGGCTACCTGTTATAATGTTTTAACAACTATCTGATGATTGTGTGCAGCAGTAAATAGATGTTTTGTAAGTAGTATGGCTTGGATAGCTATACAATTTTAAAATCTTATTATTGTTTACATTTGGGAATCTTGTAAGAGACCGATTAGAGGtagtgtttattttattttaaaggtAGACCTACTGTTAATATTATTACACTGGTAGAACTATTAGTTATATAGGTTGGCTAAATAGAAAATATTTCTTCTCTCAAGGTGTCTCAGAGTCAATCCTAAAGGACTAGACGAAGAATCTCGAGATTACTTGTCATTGTACCTTCTGCTGGTGTCTGGAAGTCGGAACGAAGTCAGAGCAAAATTCAAATTTTCAATTCTTAATAATAAAGGAGAAGAGAGAAAAGCAATGGGTATGGTTGATTTACTGATTGTATATATCCCTCATTATATGAATTACTTTATTTTGGATTGTAGAAAGTCAAAGAGCATACAGATTTGTTCAGGGCAAGGACTGGGGTTTTAAAAAATTCATAAGAAGAGATTTTTTAATGGATGACACAAATGGACTATTACCTGAAGATAAGCTAACCTTGTTTTGTGAGGTGAGTATGAACATGTAAATGTTTATTTTTGTACAGTAGAGATGTATAGAACTGTTGCTATTTAATGTGTGGGTGCTTAGTGTGTACAACCTCCTGGGGGTACTAGTTCTGCTCCCAGGAGGACTTTCCTGTACACTAGAGTAGTACACAGGTGTCCCTAGTGCTTCACTGTGTAGACATGTGACTGTATGTACAACAGCTGAAGGTTTttcacttgtgtgtgtgtgtgtgtgtgtgtgtgtgtgtgtgtgtgtgtgtgtgtgtgtgtgtgtgtgtgtgtgtgtgtgtgtgtgtgtgtgtgtgttgtatttttGTGTCGTCTCTTGGTTgtgttagtgtgtgcatgtatgtgtatggTGTTGTGTCTAATACATATTGTTTGTattatgtgtacacatgtactTATGGTATATTAACATATTCTTGTTCCTGTTAGGTTAATGTAGTAACAGATGCAGTCAGTACTAGTGGAGTAACCAGTTCAAATAGAAGAGTAGCTGTACCTGATCTGAGACTACACAAGGACTTTGGAACATTGCTTGAACGAGGTTCCTTCAGTGATGTAACAGTTGTTGTAGATGATGTAGAATTCAAGGCACACAAAGCAGTTTTAGCAGGTATGATGTAAGTATGTATTTCTACCCTGGGGTCCCTGGCCTGTTATGCATGTCCTAGTTTACACCTGTTGTGGGGTCCCTGGCCTGTTATGCATGTCCTAGTTTACACCTGTTGCTTGTTTGCAAATTTACTTACTCACTCCAAACAGAAAGTACCTGTTGTCCAGAGTAGGGTTGGACAATGTTACCATTTGTATTTTGATCTGTAATATAATTGTGTTATATATACATTGCTTACAAAATATAATCCCATTTTTGTCACCGTCTTGCAAATGCATCTAATGTAATTCAGTGTAGCAGTGTAGCTATGTGTAATGCCAAAAATTGTTTTTACAATATCAGTCATACATGGATACTTGTATACGTAATATTTAATGTGCATATGATGTCATGAT
This window encodes:
- the LOC136268893 gene encoding speckle-type POZ protein-like isoform X1: MAAHPFAESWCHTHLNVIKFSHIWTIDNFSYCREDMGDAIKSCTFTSEQDPSLMWCLRVNPKGLDEESRDYLSLYLLLVSGSRNEVRAKFKFSILNNKGEERKAMESQRAYRFVQGKDWGFKKFIRRDFLMDDTNGLLPEDKLTLFCEVNVVTDAVSTSGVTSSNRRVAVPDLRLHKDFGTLLERGSFSDVTVVVDDVEFKAHKAVLAARSPVFNAMFEHSMMEESRKGRVQIKDMDKDVLHEVLEYIYTGQAPNLSKMADDLLSAADKYALDGLKALCEDSLCENLTTENAANVLILADMHSVDQLKTMAIDFINSNAFEVMRTASWNELVSGHPHLVAETYKALVSQFQSCFPPRKRLKLEL
- the LOC136268893 gene encoding speckle-type POZ protein-like isoform X2 gives rise to the protein MAAHPFAESWCHTHLNVIKFSHIWTIDNFSYCREDMGDAIKSCTFTSEQDPSLMWCLRVNPKGLDEESRDYLSLYLLLVSGSRNEVRAKFKFSILNNKGEERKAMESQRAYRFVQGKDWGFKKFIRRDFLMDDTNGLLPEDKLTLFCEVNVVTDAVSTSGVTSSNRRVAVPDLRLHKDFGTLLERGSFSDVTVVVDDVEFKAHKAVLAARSPVFNAMFEHSMMEESRKYALDGLKALCEDSLCENLTTENAANVLILADMHSVDQLKTMAIDFINSNAFEVMRTASWNELVSGHPHLVAETYKALVSQFQSCFPPRKRLKLEL